The Helianthus annuus cultivar XRQ/B chromosome 16, HanXRQr2.0-SUNRISE, whole genome shotgun sequence genome includes a window with the following:
- the LOC110918966 gene encoding receptor-like protein kinase HERK 1: MVRRLKSRGSEVKQCASQAQAATPASFSTLGGTPEFLTFSTPTPSRSGVPSPNVGVTSAPSHVELTPEGVANNFLELRSLLNQYVSKERDKGVRIRLDYDEPEPTLSPGPPPPPPPPPPPSSRATLPQMTAPFLKEFEHLKIQLEEIKSATDNFGVNKFIGSGGFGKVYQGEVSHSNGKSMCAFKCLDTRYGQGEPEFLKEIMMLSDYKHKNLISLLGFCDEGGEKILVYEYASNGSLDRHLSSNLLTWRQRIKICLDAARGISFLHDDNGSRQRVIHRDIKSSNILLDDSWNAKVSDMGLSKTGPANQPHTFVITRNIVGTPGYCDPQYMNSYTLSKESDVYSFGVVLFEVLCGRLCCTYSNGKLDKILVPTWKRAYIEKKLQEIVFKNLTKPMDSTSLEIFSGIAFQCLQEYREDRPKMADIVEKLETALEFEFRSEAAK, translated from the exons ATGGTTCGAAGGTTAAAAAGTCGTGGAAGTGAAGTAAAGCAGT GTGCTAGCCAAGCTCAGGCGGCTACACCTGCTTCCTTCTCAACACTAGGAGGCACCCCGGAGTTCCTAACTTTCAGTACACCTACTCCGTCCAGATCAGGGGTTCCTTCTCCTAATGTTGGTGTCACTAGCGCTCCGTCACATGTCGAGCTTACCCCGGAGGGGGTCGCCAACAATTTCCTTGAGTTGAGGTCCCTTCTCAACCAATATGTGAGTAAAGAAAGGGACAAGGGAGTGAGAATCCGTCTGGACTATGACGAACCAGAGCCGACGTTGTCTCCTGGACCtccaccacccccacccccacccccacccccatcTTCAAGAGCTACATTGCCTCAAATGACGGCACCCTTCTTGAAGGAGTTTGAACATCTTAAAATCCAACTGGAAGAAATAAAATCAGCCACTGACAACTTTGGTGTAAACAAATTCATCGGAAGTGGTGGATTCGGGAAGGTATATCAAGGAGAAGTTTCTCACTCCAATGGGAAAAGCATGTGTGCTTTTAAGTGTCTAGATACAAGGTATGGGCAAGGAGAGCCTGAGTTCCTAAAGGAAATCATGATGCTTTCTGATTATAAGCACAAAAATCTCATCTCTCTACTGGGTTTTTGCGACGAGGGTGGTGAGAAGATACTTGTGTATGAGTATGCTTCTAATGGGAGCCTTGATCGTCATTTAAGTTCTAATCTTCTTACATGGAGGCAACGCATCAAGATATGCCTTGATGCTGCAAGAGGAATAAGCTTCCTTCATGATGACAATGGCTCAAGGCAAAGAGTTATTCATCGAGATATAAAAAGTTCCAACATCCTCCTGGATGATAGTTGGAACGCCAAAGTTTCTGACATGGGACTGTCTAAAACAGGACCTGCTAATCAACCGCACACATTTGTTATCACCCGCAATATTGTTGGTACCCCTGGGTACTGTGACCCACAATATATGAATTCATACACTCTATCAAAAGAATCAGACGTATACTCATTTGGCGTCGTCTTATTTGAAGTTTTATGTGGAAGATTATGTTGTACTTATAGCAACGGCAAGTTAGATAAAATTTTGGTGCCTACATGGAAAAGGGCTTACATAGAGAAGAAATTACAGGAGATTGTCTTTAAAAATCTAACAAAACCAATGGACTCCACTTCTTTGGAAATATTTTCAGGCATTGCATTTCAGTGTTTACAGGAATATCGTGAAGATCGGCCAAAGATGGCAGACATTGTAGAAAAGCTGGAGACTGCACTTGAATTTGAATTTCGATCAGAAGCAGCCAAATAA
- the LOC110916950 gene encoding formin-like protein 20, with product MALRKPSDRLLEISDRVYVLDSCFSTEELEADEYKVYLGGIAAELQDCYPNSSFMLFNFKEGGRRTHISYILSQYDIIVVENLQQYEGCPLLPLDTINEFLRTSVTWLSKAVQQNVLLMHCEKGGWPTLAFMLAALLVFRKQYDTERKTLEMVYKHAPRELLHLVTPLNPQPSQLRYLQYISRRGFGPSWSPIDEPLALDCIILRFLPLFGEKGCRPVVRIYGQDSSSTANRGSKLLFTSSKTKKQARYYQPEQCELVKIDVHHCVQGDVVLECIHLDHDREETIFRVMFNTTYVRSHILMLNRDDVDVMWDARNRMPKNFRAEVLFSDADALLSTPPPPPPPPPPPPSSRATLPQMTAPFLKEFEHLKIQLEEIKSATDNFGVNKFIGSGGFGKVYQGEVSHSNGKSMCAFKCLDTRYGQGEPEFLKEIMMLSDYKHKNLISLLGFCDEGGEKILVYEYASNGSLDRHLSSNLLTWRQRIKICLDAARGISFLHDDNGSRQRVIHRDIKSSNILLDDSWNAKVSDMGLSKTGPANQPHTFVITRNIVGTPGYCDPQYMNSYTLSKESDVYSFGVVLFEVLCGRLCCTYSNGKLDKILVPTWKRAYIEKKLQEIVFKNLTKPMDSTSLEIFSGIAFQCLQEYREDRPKMADIVEKLETALEFEFRSEAAK from the exons ATGGCGCTGCGGAAGCCGTCAGATCGACTCCTTGAGATCTCCGACAGGGTATACG TTTTGGATAGCTGCTTCTCAACTGAAGAACTTGAAGCAGATGAATACAAGGTCTACTTGGGTGGCATTGCAGCTGAACTTCAAGACTGCTATCCCAATTCATCTTTCATGCTTTTTAACTTCAAAGAAGGTGGCAGAAGGACCCACATATCATACATATTATCACAATACGATATTATAGTAGTGGAAAACCTTCAACAATATGAAGGGTGCCCATTGTTACCATTAGATACGATCAATGAATTTTTGAGAACTAGTGTAACCTGGCTCTCTAAAGCAGTTCAACAAAACGTGCTTCTAATGCACTGTGAAAAGGGTGGTTGGCCCACACTTGCATTTATGCTTGCAGCCCTTCTTGTGTTTAGAAAACAGTATGATACTGAACGAAAGACTCTTGAAATGGTGTATAAACACGCTCCTAGAGAGCTTCTTCATCTTGTAACACCTTTAAATCCACAGCCTTCTCAACTGAGGTATCTTCAGTACATATCCAGGAGAGGTTTTGGTCCATCTTGGTCGCCCATAGACGAACCATTAGCTTTGGATTGTATCATACTTAGATTCCTTCCTTTGTTTGGTGAAAAGGGTTGCAGACCTGTAGTTCGAATCTATGGTCAGGATTCATCTTCAACAGCCAATAGGGGCTCTAAGCTTTTGTTTACATCCTCCAAAACTAAAAAACAAGCCCGCTACTATCAACCG GAACAATGTGAGTTGGTGAAAATTGATGTTCATCACTGTGTTCAAGGAGATGTGGTTCTTGAATGCATACATTTGGATCATGATAGGGAGGAAACGATATTTAGAGTAATGTTTAACACAACATATGTGCGAAGCCATATATTAATGTTGAATCGTGATGATGTTGATGTTATGTGGGATGCAAGAAACCGGATGCCAAAGAACTTTAGAGCAGAG GTATTGTTTTCCGATGCTGATGCTCTACTATCTACTCCACCtccaccacccccacccccacccccacccccatcTTCAAGAGCTACATTGCCTCAAATGACGGCACCCTTCTTGAAGGAGTTTGAACATCTTAAAATCCAACTGGAAGAAATAAAATCAGCCACTGACAACTTTGGTGTAAACAAATTCATCGGAAGTGGTGGATTCGGGAAGGTATATCAAGGAGAAGTTTCTCACTCCAATGGGAAAAGCATGTGTGCTTTTAAGTGTCTAGATACAAGGTATGGGCAAGGAGAGCCTGAGTTCCTAAAGGAAATCATGATGCTTTCTGATTATAAGCACAAAAATCTCATCTCTCTACTGGGTTTTTGCGACGAGGGTGGTGAGAAGATACTTGTGTATGAGTATGCTTCTAATGGGAGCCTTGATCGTCATTTAAGTTCTAATCTTCTTACATGGAGGCAACGCATCAAGATATGCCTTGATGCTGCAAGAGGAATAAGCTTCCTTCATGATGACAATGGCTCAAGGCAAAGAGTTATTCATCGAGATATAAAAAGTTCCAACATCCTCCTGGATGATAGTTGGAACGCCAAAGTTTCTGACATGGGACTGTCTAAAACAGGACCTGCTAATCAACCGCACACATTTGTTATCACCCGCAATATTGTTGGTACCCCTGGGTACTGTGACCCACAATATATGAATTCATACACTCTATCAAAAGAATCAGACGTATACTCATTTGGCGTCGTCTTATTTGAAGTTTTATGTGGAAGATTATGTTGTACTTATAGCAACGGCAAGTTAGATAAAATTTTGGTGCCTACATGGAAAAGGGCTTACATAGAGAAGAAATTACAGGAGATTGTCTTTAAAAATCTAACAAAACCAATGGACTCCACTTCTTTGGAAATATTTTCAGGCATTGCATTTCAGTGTTTACAGGAATATCGTGAAGATCGGCCAAAGATGGCAGACATTGTAGAAAAGCTGGAGACTGCACTTGAATTTGAATTTCGATCAGAAGCAGCCAAATAA